One Cricetulus griseus strain 17A/GY chromosome 5, alternate assembly CriGri-PICRH-1.0, whole genome shotgun sequence genomic window carries:
- the Plekhg3 gene encoding pleckstrin homology domain-containing family G member 3 isoform X11 yields MPVSTTLHQDGSQERPPSLMSTTSSSGSSRDSHSAMEEPTGSEASAQNGTGSPWSRHVPNSNNSSGWLNMKGPLSPFNGRAGTGPAYHKLNYLGRVVREIVETERMYVQDLRSIVEDYLSKIIDTPGLLKPEQVSALFGNIESIYALNSQLLRDLDSCNNDPVAVASCFVERSQEFDIYTQYCNNYPNSVAALTECMQDKQQAKFFRDRQELLQHSLPLGSYLLKPVQRILKYHLLLQEIAKHFDEEEDGFEVVVDAIDTMTCVAWYINDMKRRHEHAVRLQEIQSLLINWKGPDLTTFGELVLEATFRVHRVRNERTFFLFDKILLITKKRGDHFVYKGHIPCSSLMLIESTKDSLCFTLTHYKHSKQQYSIQAKTAEEKRSWTHHIKRLILENHHATIPQKAKEAILEMDSYYPSRYRCSPERLKKAWSSQDEVSTHVRQGRRQSEPGYTLFSRATLPSRQQGLEMPGLKGRRKSEPPRHLLRQLNDKAARAAGMKVETDPELGADQEAFTALEVPSTEEMPSDSESPEVLETQLHAPKGLLGVDSPVDVVDFVEPVGPEDLKALSSEEEEEEEGMGTTQESDSLLPPSVLDQASVIAERFASSFSRRSSLAMEDGKSSGLGTPRLISRSSSVLSLEGSEKGLARWGSTGDSLSNPPTPEVVISADMVTDNGPSVNGTESTNSDSGCLAEPGSSCKKKESALSTRDRQLLDKIKNYYENAEHHDAGFSIRRRESLSYIPKGLVRSSVSRFNSLPKPDMEPAAPLGYKRPGSSRPASWALFDLPGPSQSGTGDPAPVTDAEFRPSSEIVKIWERMESSERSPQTGPGQSQANGFELQEPLFILEEHELGAITEEFAVASPESSSPPEQPNPAHLAQELKELVKELSSGAQGELVTPLHPRIVQLSHVMDSHMSERVKNKVYQLARQYSLRIKNIKTARPPLQWDKATPDQDEQIPTISGLPEEEAVELLGGKARRKPVLSLLSYEQLMAQDQGTSKFSSAAETSPRRVSLSPSALSPRTTSPGSQPSTRSPLSPFDTETFNWPDVRELCSKYTSHDKAAQAESNWPRGLLVNRSRSLPENIVEPPVSGKVGLCCSMNTKRPQQGGEASHPPPSHPPPQSSLNGGESLYITADLTLENNHRVIVMEKGPHPISTVGLEEGSGKEPSSPVVLKGRGQGFQECAEYHQPKEEGPRDPADTSKQGRVRNLREKFQALNSVG; encoded by the exons ATGCCCGTCTCTACTACCCTCCACCAAGATGGCAGCCAGGAGCGGCCACCAAGCCTAATGTCTACCACTTCCTCATCTGGCTCCTCCCGTGACAGCCACAGTGCCATGGAGGAGCCCACAGGCTCTGAGGCTTCAGCCCAGAATGGGACAGGCTCCCCTTGGAGCCGGCATGTTCCCAACAGCAACAACTCCAGTGGCTGGCTGAACATGAAGGGACCCCTCTCCCCATTCAACGGTCGTGCAGGGACAGGTCCTGCCTATCATAAGCTCAACTACCTGGGCCGGGTGGTTCGAGAGATTGTGGAAACTGAGCGCATGTATGTACAGGACCTTCGGAGCATTGTGGAG GACTACCTCTCGAAGATCATTGATACTCCCGGGCTCCTGAAGCCAGAGCAAGTCAGTGCCCTCTTTGGAAACATAGAGAGCATCTATGCACTGAACAG CCAGCTTCTCAGAGATCTGGACAGCTGCAATAATGACCCTGTGgctgtggccagctgctttgtggAAAGG AGCCAAGAGTTTGACATCTACACTCAGTATTGCAACAACTACCCCAA CTCAGTAGCAGCCCTGACTGAGTGCATGCAGGACAAGCAACAGGCCAAGTTCTTCCGAGACCGGCAGGAGCTGCTGCAACACTCTCTGCCTCTGGGCTCCTACCTGCTGAAGCCTGTCCAGCGCATCCTCAAATACCACCTGCTGCTCCAG GAAATTGCCAAACATTTTGATGAAGAAGAGGATGGCTTTGAGGTGGTAGTGGATGCCATTGACACAATGACATGTGTGGCCTGGTATATCAATGACATGAAGAGGAGACATGAGCACGCGGTTCGGCTACAG GAGATCCAGTCACTGCTCATTAACTGGAAGGGACCAGACCTGACCACCTTTGGAGAACTGGTCCTGGAAGCCACCTTCCGTGTACACCGCGTGCGCAACGAGAGAACTTTCTTCCTCTTTGACAAGATACTTCTCATCACCAAGAAGCGGGGTGATCACTTCGTCTACAAGGGTCACATTCCG TGCTCATCGCTGATGCTGATCGAAAGTACCAAAGACTCCCTCTGCTTTACCCTCACACACTATAAGCACAGCAAGCAGCAATACAGCATCCAG GCCAAGACTGCAGAGGAGAAACGGAGCTGGACCCACCACATCAAAAGGCTCATCCTGGAGAACCACCACGCCACCATCCCCCAGAAG GCCAAGGAAGCCATCTTGGAAATGGACTCCTATT ATCCCAGTAGGTATCGCTGTAGCCCAGAGCGGCTGAAGAAGGCGTGGTCCTCCCAGGATGAGGTGTCTACCCATGTACGCCAAGGACGCCGGCAGTCTG AGCCTGGTTATACCCTGTTCAGCAGGGCAACACTTCCCAGCAGGCAGCAAGGATTGGAGATGCCAGGCCTTAAGGGCCGTAGAAAGTCGG AGCCACCCAGACACTTGCTCAGGCAACTGAATGACAAAG CAGCCAGAGCAGCAGGAATGAAG GTTGAGACAGATCCTGAGCTTGGGGCCGATCAGGAGGCCTTTACTGCCTTGGaagttcccagcactgaagagatgCCTTCAGACTCAGAATCTCCAGAAGTTCTGGAAACACAGCTTCATGCCCCCAAGGGGCTGCTGGGGGTGGACAGCCCAGTTGATGTAGTGGACTTTGTGGAACCTGTGGGCCCTGAGGACCTTAAGGCCCTGAgtagtgaggaggaggaggaagaggagggaatgggaactaCCCAGGAGTCCGACAGCCTTCTGCCACCCTCAGTGCTGGACCAGGCCAGTGTCATTGCTGAGCGGTTTGCCAGTAGCTTCTCTCGGCGGAGCAGCCTGGCAATGGAGGATGGCAAGTCCAGTGGCCTTGGGACACCACGACTTATCAGCCGGAGCAGCAGTGTGCTCAGCCTGGAGGGCAGTGAGAAGGGCCTAGCTCGATGGGGCAGCACTGGGGACTCTCTCAGCAACCCACCCACCCCAGAAGTGGTCATCAGTGCAGACATGGTCACAGACAATGGCCCTTCTGTCAATGGGACAGAATCTACAAATTCGGACTCAGGCTGCCTCGCGGAACCAGGATCTTCCTGCAAGAAAAAGGAATCAGCACTGTCCACCCGAGACCGGCAGTTGCTGGACAAAATCAAGAACTACTATGAAAATGCAGAGCACCACGATGCAGGCTTCAGCATCCGTCGGCGGGAGAGCCTCTCCTATATCCCTAAAGGATTAGTACGAAGCTCTGTGTCCAGGTTCAACAGCCTTCCCAAGCCAGATATGGAGCCAGCAGCTCCACTTGGGTACAAGAGGCCGGGAAGTTCTCGGCCAGCCTCGTGGGCCTTGTTTGACCTCCCAGGACCCAGCCAGTCAGGCACAGGGGACCCAGCTCCTGTCACAGATGCTGAGTTCCGCCCATCTTCAGAAATTGTGAAGATATGGGAGAGAATGGAGTCTTCTGAGAGAAGTCCTCAGACAGGGCCTGGCCAGAGCCAGGCCAATGGCTTTGAGCTACAAGAGCCACTGTTCATTTTGGAGGAACATGAGCTGGGGGCCATCACTGAGGAGTTTGCCGTGGCTTCTCCGGAAAGTTCCTCTCCCCCCGAGCAGCCCAACCCAGCCCACCTGGCCCAGGAGCTGAAAGAGCTGGTGAAAGAGCTGAGCAGCGGGGCCCAGGGGGAGCTGGTTACCCCACTGCATCCCCGTATTGTACAGCTCTCCCATGTGATGGACAGCCATATGAGCGAGCGTGTCAAGAACAAGGTCTACCAGCTGGCCCGCCAGTACAGCCTCCGAATTAAGAACATCAAGACAGCTAGGCCACCTCTGCAGTGGGATAAAGCAACTCCTGACCAGGATGAGCAGATCCCCACCATCTCCGGCCTGCCAGAAGAGGAAGCTGTAGAGCTGTTAGGGGGCAAAG ccagGAGAAAGCCTGTGCTGTCACTCCTCAGCTATGAGCAGCTGATGGCTCAAGATCAGGGCACCTCCAAATTTTCCTCTGCTGCGGAGACCTCCCCACGCCGTGTCTCCCTCAGCCCTTCCGCGCTCAGCCCAAGAACCACCTCCCCCGGGTCTCAGCCTTCTACTCGGAGCCCTCTCAGCCCCTTCGACACTGAGACCTTCAACTGGCCTGATGTCCGAGAGCTCTGCTCCAAATATACGTCCCATGACAAGGCTGCCCAAGCCGAGAGCAACTGGCCACGTGGCCTGCTGGTCAACCGGAGCCGCTCCTTGCCTGAGAACATAGTAGAGCCTCCTGTGTCTGGCAAGGTGGGCCTCTGCTGCAGCATGAACACTAAGAGGCCCCAGCAAGGTGGGGAGGCATCCCACCCTCCACCTTCTCACCCTCCTCCTCAAAGCAGCCTGAATGGAGGTGAATCTCTGTATATCACCGCAGACCTTACCCTGGAGAACAACCATCGAGTGATTGTCATGGAGAAGGGGCCCCATCCTATCTCCACTGTGGGGCTGGAGGAGGGCAGTGGGAAGGAACCAAGTTCCCCAGTGGTTTTGAAGGGACGGGGCCAAGGTTTTCAGGAGTGTGCAGagtaccaccagcccaaggaAGAAGGTCCCAGGGACCCAGCTGACACAAGCAAGCAGGGTAGAGTGAGAAACCTGAGGGAGAAATtccaggccttgaactctgtgGGTTGA
- the Plekhg3 gene encoding pleckstrin homology domain-containing family G member 3 isoform X10 codes for MPVSTTLHQDGSQERPPSLMSTTSSSGSSRDSHSAMEEPTGSEASAQNGTGSPWSRHVPNSNNSSGWLNMKGPLSPFNGRAGTGPAYHKLNYLGRVVREIVETERMYVQDLRSIVEDYLSKIIDTPGLLKPEQVSALFGNIESIYALNSQLLRDLDSCNNDPVAVASCFVERSQEFDIYTQYCNNYPNSVAALTECMQDKQQAKFFRDRQELLQHSLPLGSYLLKPVQRILKYHLLLQEIAKHFDEEEDGFEVVVDAIDTMTCVAWYINDMKRRHEHAVRLQEIQSLLINWKGPDLTTFGELVLEATFRVHRVRNERTFFLFDKILLITKKRGDHFVYKGHIPCSSLMLIESTKDSLCFTLTHYKHSKQQYSIQAKTAEEKRSWTHHIKRLILENHHATIPQKAKEAILEMDSYYPSRYRCSPERLKKAWSSQDEVSTHVRQGRRQSEPPRHLLRQLNDKARAAGMKGKRHRESEGSKSCRRPSDRSPTSAEKRMSFESVSSLPEVETDPELGADQEAFTALEVPSTEEMPSDSESPEVLETQLHAPKGLLGVDSPVDVVDFVEPVGPEDLKALSSEEEEEEEGMGTTQESDSLLPPSVLDQASVIAERFASSFSRRSSLAMEDGKSSGLGTPRLISRSSSVLSLEGSEKGLARWGSTGDSLSNPPTPEVVISADMVTDNGPSVNGTESTNSDSGCLAEPGSSCKKKESALSTRDRQLLDKIKNYYENAEHHDAGFSIRRRESLSYIPKGLVRSSVSRFNSLPKPDMEPAAPLGYKRPGSSRPASWALFDLPGPSQSGTGDPAPVTDAEFRPSSEIVKIWERMESSERSPQTGPGQSQANGFELQEPLFILEEHELGAITEEFAVASPESSSPPEQPNPAHLAQELKELVKELSSGAQGELVTPLHPRIVQLSHVMDSHMSERVKNKVYQLARQYSLRIKNIKTARPPLQWDKATPDQDEQIPTISGLPEEEAVELLGGKARRKPVLSLLSYEQLMAQDQGTSKFSSAAETSPRRVSLSPSALSPRTTSPGSQPSTRSPLSPFDTETFNWPDVRELCSKYTSHDKAAQAESNWPRGLLVNRSRSLPENIVEPPVSGKVGLCCSMNTKRPQQGGEASHPPPSHPPPQSSLNGGESLYITADLTLENNHRVIVMEKGPHPISTVGLEEGSGKEPSSPVVLKGRGQGFQECAEYHQPKEEGPRDPADTSKQGRVRNLREKFQALNSVG; via the exons ATGCCCGTCTCTACTACCCTCCACCAAGATGGCAGCCAGGAGCGGCCACCAAGCCTAATGTCTACCACTTCCTCATCTGGCTCCTCCCGTGACAGCCACAGTGCCATGGAGGAGCCCACAGGCTCTGAGGCTTCAGCCCAGAATGGGACAGGCTCCCCTTGGAGCCGGCATGTTCCCAACAGCAACAACTCCAGTGGCTGGCTGAACATGAAGGGACCCCTCTCCCCATTCAACGGTCGTGCAGGGACAGGTCCTGCCTATCATAAGCTCAACTACCTGGGCCGGGTGGTTCGAGAGATTGTGGAAACTGAGCGCATGTATGTACAGGACCTTCGGAGCATTGTGGAG GACTACCTCTCGAAGATCATTGATACTCCCGGGCTCCTGAAGCCAGAGCAAGTCAGTGCCCTCTTTGGAAACATAGAGAGCATCTATGCACTGAACAG CCAGCTTCTCAGAGATCTGGACAGCTGCAATAATGACCCTGTGgctgtggccagctgctttgtggAAAGG AGCCAAGAGTTTGACATCTACACTCAGTATTGCAACAACTACCCCAA CTCAGTAGCAGCCCTGACTGAGTGCATGCAGGACAAGCAACAGGCCAAGTTCTTCCGAGACCGGCAGGAGCTGCTGCAACACTCTCTGCCTCTGGGCTCCTACCTGCTGAAGCCTGTCCAGCGCATCCTCAAATACCACCTGCTGCTCCAG GAAATTGCCAAACATTTTGATGAAGAAGAGGATGGCTTTGAGGTGGTAGTGGATGCCATTGACACAATGACATGTGTGGCCTGGTATATCAATGACATGAAGAGGAGACATGAGCACGCGGTTCGGCTACAG GAGATCCAGTCACTGCTCATTAACTGGAAGGGACCAGACCTGACCACCTTTGGAGAACTGGTCCTGGAAGCCACCTTCCGTGTACACCGCGTGCGCAACGAGAGAACTTTCTTCCTCTTTGACAAGATACTTCTCATCACCAAGAAGCGGGGTGATCACTTCGTCTACAAGGGTCACATTCCG TGCTCATCGCTGATGCTGATCGAAAGTACCAAAGACTCCCTCTGCTTTACCCTCACACACTATAAGCACAGCAAGCAGCAATACAGCATCCAG GCCAAGACTGCAGAGGAGAAACGGAGCTGGACCCACCACATCAAAAGGCTCATCCTGGAGAACCACCACGCCACCATCCCCCAGAAG GCCAAGGAAGCCATCTTGGAAATGGACTCCTATT ATCCCAGTAGGTATCGCTGTAGCCCAGAGCGGCTGAAGAAGGCGTGGTCCTCCCAGGATGAGGTGTCTACCCATGTACGCCAAGGACGCCGGCAGTCTG AGCCACCCAGACACTTGCTCAGGCAACTGAATGACAAAG CCAGAGCAGCAGGAATGAAG GGAAAGAGACACAGGGAATCTGAAGGCTCTAAAAGCTGCAGAAGGCCCAGCGACCGGTCTCCAACTAGTGCAGAGAAACGCATGAGCTTTGAGTCTGTTTCTTCCCTGCCAGAG GTTGAGACAGATCCTGAGCTTGGGGCCGATCAGGAGGCCTTTACTGCCTTGGaagttcccagcactgaagagatgCCTTCAGACTCAGAATCTCCAGAAGTTCTGGAAACACAGCTTCATGCCCCCAAGGGGCTGCTGGGGGTGGACAGCCCAGTTGATGTAGTGGACTTTGTGGAACCTGTGGGCCCTGAGGACCTTAAGGCCCTGAgtagtgaggaggaggaggaagaggagggaatgggaactaCCCAGGAGTCCGACAGCCTTCTGCCACCCTCAGTGCTGGACCAGGCCAGTGTCATTGCTGAGCGGTTTGCCAGTAGCTTCTCTCGGCGGAGCAGCCTGGCAATGGAGGATGGCAAGTCCAGTGGCCTTGGGACACCACGACTTATCAGCCGGAGCAGCAGTGTGCTCAGCCTGGAGGGCAGTGAGAAGGGCCTAGCTCGATGGGGCAGCACTGGGGACTCTCTCAGCAACCCACCCACCCCAGAAGTGGTCATCAGTGCAGACATGGTCACAGACAATGGCCCTTCTGTCAATGGGACAGAATCTACAAATTCGGACTCAGGCTGCCTCGCGGAACCAGGATCTTCCTGCAAGAAAAAGGAATCAGCACTGTCCACCCGAGACCGGCAGTTGCTGGACAAAATCAAGAACTACTATGAAAATGCAGAGCACCACGATGCAGGCTTCAGCATCCGTCGGCGGGAGAGCCTCTCCTATATCCCTAAAGGATTAGTACGAAGCTCTGTGTCCAGGTTCAACAGCCTTCCCAAGCCAGATATGGAGCCAGCAGCTCCACTTGGGTACAAGAGGCCGGGAAGTTCTCGGCCAGCCTCGTGGGCCTTGTTTGACCTCCCAGGACCCAGCCAGTCAGGCACAGGGGACCCAGCTCCTGTCACAGATGCTGAGTTCCGCCCATCTTCAGAAATTGTGAAGATATGGGAGAGAATGGAGTCTTCTGAGAGAAGTCCTCAGACAGGGCCTGGCCAGAGCCAGGCCAATGGCTTTGAGCTACAAGAGCCACTGTTCATTTTGGAGGAACATGAGCTGGGGGCCATCACTGAGGAGTTTGCCGTGGCTTCTCCGGAAAGTTCCTCTCCCCCCGAGCAGCCCAACCCAGCCCACCTGGCCCAGGAGCTGAAAGAGCTGGTGAAAGAGCTGAGCAGCGGGGCCCAGGGGGAGCTGGTTACCCCACTGCATCCCCGTATTGTACAGCTCTCCCATGTGATGGACAGCCATATGAGCGAGCGTGTCAAGAACAAGGTCTACCAGCTGGCCCGCCAGTACAGCCTCCGAATTAAGAACATCAAGACAGCTAGGCCACCTCTGCAGTGGGATAAAGCAACTCCTGACCAGGATGAGCAGATCCCCACCATCTCCGGCCTGCCAGAAGAGGAAGCTGTAGAGCTGTTAGGGGGCAAAG ccagGAGAAAGCCTGTGCTGTCACTCCTCAGCTATGAGCAGCTGATGGCTCAAGATCAGGGCACCTCCAAATTTTCCTCTGCTGCGGAGACCTCCCCACGCCGTGTCTCCCTCAGCCCTTCCGCGCTCAGCCCAAGAACCACCTCCCCCGGGTCTCAGCCTTCTACTCGGAGCCCTCTCAGCCCCTTCGACACTGAGACCTTCAACTGGCCTGATGTCCGAGAGCTCTGCTCCAAATATACGTCCCATGACAAGGCTGCCCAAGCCGAGAGCAACTGGCCACGTGGCCTGCTGGTCAACCGGAGCCGCTCCTTGCCTGAGAACATAGTAGAGCCTCCTGTGTCTGGCAAGGTGGGCCTCTGCTGCAGCATGAACACTAAGAGGCCCCAGCAAGGTGGGGAGGCATCCCACCCTCCACCTTCTCACCCTCCTCCTCAAAGCAGCCTGAATGGAGGTGAATCTCTGTATATCACCGCAGACCTTACCCTGGAGAACAACCATCGAGTGATTGTCATGGAGAAGGGGCCCCATCCTATCTCCACTGTGGGGCTGGAGGAGGGCAGTGGGAAGGAACCAAGTTCCCCAGTGGTTTTGAAGGGACGGGGCCAAGGTTTTCAGGAGTGTGCAGagtaccaccagcccaaggaAGAAGGTCCCAGGGACCCAGCTGACACAAGCAAGCAGGGTAGAGTGAGAAACCTGAGGGAGAAATtccaggccttgaactctgtgGGTTGA
- the Plekhg3 gene encoding pleckstrin homology domain-containing family G member 3 isoform X9, translating into MPVSTTLHQDGSQERPPSLMSTTSSSGSSRDSHSAMEEPTGSEASAQNGTGSPWSRHVPNSNNSSGWLNMKGPLSPFNGRAGTGPAYHKLNYLGRVVREIVETERMYVQDLRSIVEDYLSKIIDTPGLLKPEQVSALFGNIESIYALNSQLLRDLDSCNNDPVAVASCFVERSQEFDIYTQYCNNYPNSVAALTECMQDKQQAKFFRDRQELLQHSLPLGSYLLKPVQRILKYHLLLQEIAKHFDEEEDGFEVVVDAIDTMTCVAWYINDMKRRHEHAVRLQEIQSLLINWKGPDLTTFGELVLEATFRVHRVRNERTFFLFDKILLITKKRGDHFVYKGHIPCSSLMLIESTKDSLCFTLTHYKHSKQQYSIQAKTAEEKRSWTHHIKRLILENHHATIPQKAKEAILEMDSYYPSRYRCSPERLKKAWSSQDEVSTHVRQGRRQSEPPRHLLRQLNDKAARAAGMKGKRHRESEGSKSCRRPSDRSPTSAEKRMSFESVSSLPEVETDPELGADQEAFTALEVPSTEEMPSDSESPEVLETQLHAPKGLLGVDSPVDVVDFVEPVGPEDLKALSSEEEEEEEGMGTTQESDSLLPPSVLDQASVIAERFASSFSRRSSLAMEDGKSSGLGTPRLISRSSSVLSLEGSEKGLARWGSTGDSLSNPPTPEVVISADMVTDNGPSVNGTESTNSDSGCLAEPGSSCKKKESALSTRDRQLLDKIKNYYENAEHHDAGFSIRRRESLSYIPKGLVRSSVSRFNSLPKPDMEPAAPLGYKRPGSSRPASWALFDLPGPSQSGTGDPAPVTDAEFRPSSEIVKIWERMESSERSPQTGPGQSQANGFELQEPLFILEEHELGAITEEFAVASPESSSPPEQPNPAHLAQELKELVKELSSGAQGELVTPLHPRIVQLSHVMDSHMSERVKNKVYQLARQYSLRIKNIKTARPPLQWDKATPDQDEQIPTISGLPEEEAVELLGGKARRKPVLSLLSYEQLMAQDQGTSKFSSAAETSPRRVSLSPSALSPRTTSPGSQPSTRSPLSPFDTETFNWPDVRELCSKYTSHDKAAQAESNWPRGLLVNRSRSLPENIVEPPVSGKVGLCCSMNTKRPQQGGEASHPPPSHPPPQSSLNGGESLYITADLTLENNHRVIVMEKGPHPISTVGLEEGSGKEPSSPVVLKGRGQGFQECAEYHQPKEEGPRDPADTSKQGRVRNLREKFQALNSVG; encoded by the exons ATGCCCGTCTCTACTACCCTCCACCAAGATGGCAGCCAGGAGCGGCCACCAAGCCTAATGTCTACCACTTCCTCATCTGGCTCCTCCCGTGACAGCCACAGTGCCATGGAGGAGCCCACAGGCTCTGAGGCTTCAGCCCAGAATGGGACAGGCTCCCCTTGGAGCCGGCATGTTCCCAACAGCAACAACTCCAGTGGCTGGCTGAACATGAAGGGACCCCTCTCCCCATTCAACGGTCGTGCAGGGACAGGTCCTGCCTATCATAAGCTCAACTACCTGGGCCGGGTGGTTCGAGAGATTGTGGAAACTGAGCGCATGTATGTACAGGACCTTCGGAGCATTGTGGAG GACTACCTCTCGAAGATCATTGATACTCCCGGGCTCCTGAAGCCAGAGCAAGTCAGTGCCCTCTTTGGAAACATAGAGAGCATCTATGCACTGAACAG CCAGCTTCTCAGAGATCTGGACAGCTGCAATAATGACCCTGTGgctgtggccagctgctttgtggAAAGG AGCCAAGAGTTTGACATCTACACTCAGTATTGCAACAACTACCCCAA CTCAGTAGCAGCCCTGACTGAGTGCATGCAGGACAAGCAACAGGCCAAGTTCTTCCGAGACCGGCAGGAGCTGCTGCAACACTCTCTGCCTCTGGGCTCCTACCTGCTGAAGCCTGTCCAGCGCATCCTCAAATACCACCTGCTGCTCCAG GAAATTGCCAAACATTTTGATGAAGAAGAGGATGGCTTTGAGGTGGTAGTGGATGCCATTGACACAATGACATGTGTGGCCTGGTATATCAATGACATGAAGAGGAGACATGAGCACGCGGTTCGGCTACAG GAGATCCAGTCACTGCTCATTAACTGGAAGGGACCAGACCTGACCACCTTTGGAGAACTGGTCCTGGAAGCCACCTTCCGTGTACACCGCGTGCGCAACGAGAGAACTTTCTTCCTCTTTGACAAGATACTTCTCATCACCAAGAAGCGGGGTGATCACTTCGTCTACAAGGGTCACATTCCG TGCTCATCGCTGATGCTGATCGAAAGTACCAAAGACTCCCTCTGCTTTACCCTCACACACTATAAGCACAGCAAGCAGCAATACAGCATCCAG GCCAAGACTGCAGAGGAGAAACGGAGCTGGACCCACCACATCAAAAGGCTCATCCTGGAGAACCACCACGCCACCATCCCCCAGAAG GCCAAGGAAGCCATCTTGGAAATGGACTCCTATT ATCCCAGTAGGTATCGCTGTAGCCCAGAGCGGCTGAAGAAGGCGTGGTCCTCCCAGGATGAGGTGTCTACCCATGTACGCCAAGGACGCCGGCAGTCTG AGCCACCCAGACACTTGCTCAGGCAACTGAATGACAAAG CAGCCAGAGCAGCAGGAATGAAG GGAAAGAGACACAGGGAATCTGAAGGCTCTAAAAGCTGCAGAAGGCCCAGCGACCGGTCTCCAACTAGTGCAGAGAAACGCATGAGCTTTGAGTCTGTTTCTTCCCTGCCAGAG GTTGAGACAGATCCTGAGCTTGGGGCCGATCAGGAGGCCTTTACTGCCTTGGaagttcccagcactgaagagatgCCTTCAGACTCAGAATCTCCAGAAGTTCTGGAAACACAGCTTCATGCCCCCAAGGGGCTGCTGGGGGTGGACAGCCCAGTTGATGTAGTGGACTTTGTGGAACCTGTGGGCCCTGAGGACCTTAAGGCCCTGAgtagtgaggaggaggaggaagaggagggaatgggaactaCCCAGGAGTCCGACAGCCTTCTGCCACCCTCAGTGCTGGACCAGGCCAGTGTCATTGCTGAGCGGTTTGCCAGTAGCTTCTCTCGGCGGAGCAGCCTGGCAATGGAGGATGGCAAGTCCAGTGGCCTTGGGACACCACGACTTATCAGCCGGAGCAGCAGTGTGCTCAGCCTGGAGGGCAGTGAGAAGGGCCTAGCTCGATGGGGCAGCACTGGGGACTCTCTCAGCAACCCACCCACCCCAGAAGTGGTCATCAGTGCAGACATGGTCACAGACAATGGCCCTTCTGTCAATGGGACAGAATCTACAAATTCGGACTCAGGCTGCCTCGCGGAACCAGGATCTTCCTGCAAGAAAAAGGAATCAGCACTGTCCACCCGAGACCGGCAGTTGCTGGACAAAATCAAGAACTACTATGAAAATGCAGAGCACCACGATGCAGGCTTCAGCATCCGTCGGCGGGAGAGCCTCTCCTATATCCCTAAAGGATTAGTACGAAGCTCTGTGTCCAGGTTCAACAGCCTTCCCAAGCCAGATATGGAGCCAGCAGCTCCACTTGGGTACAAGAGGCCGGGAAGTTCTCGGCCAGCCTCGTGGGCCTTGTTTGACCTCCCAGGACCCAGCCAGTCAGGCACAGGGGACCCAGCTCCTGTCACAGATGCTGAGTTCCGCCCATCTTCAGAAATTGTGAAGATATGGGAGAGAATGGAGTCTTCTGAGAGAAGTCCTCAGACAGGGCCTGGCCAGAGCCAGGCCAATGGCTTTGAGCTACAAGAGCCACTGTTCATTTTGGAGGAACATGAGCTGGGGGCCATCACTGAGGAGTTTGCCGTGGCTTCTCCGGAAAGTTCCTCTCCCCCCGAGCAGCCCAACCCAGCCCACCTGGCCCAGGAGCTGAAAGAGCTGGTGAAAGAGCTGAGCAGCGGGGCCCAGGGGGAGCTGGTTACCCCACTGCATCCCCGTATTGTACAGCTCTCCCATGTGATGGACAGCCATATGAGCGAGCGTGTCAAGAACAAGGTCTACCAGCTGGCCCGCCAGTACAGCCTCCGAATTAAGAACATCAAGACAGCTAGGCCACCTCTGCAGTGGGATAAAGCAACTCCTGACCAGGATGAGCAGATCCCCACCATCTCCGGCCTGCCAGAAGAGGAAGCTGTAGAGCTGTTAGGGGGCAAAG ccagGAGAAAGCCTGTGCTGTCACTCCTCAGCTATGAGCAGCTGATGGCTCAAGATCAGGGCACCTCCAAATTTTCCTCTGCTGCGGAGACCTCCCCACGCCGTGTCTCCCTCAGCCCTTCCGCGCTCAGCCCAAGAACCACCTCCCCCGGGTCTCAGCCTTCTACTCGGAGCCCTCTCAGCCCCTTCGACACTGAGACCTTCAACTGGCCTGATGTCCGAGAGCTCTGCTCCAAATATACGTCCCATGACAAGGCTGCCCAAGCCGAGAGCAACTGGCCACGTGGCCTGCTGGTCAACCGGAGCCGCTCCTTGCCTGAGAACATAGTAGAGCCTCCTGTGTCTGGCAAGGTGGGCCTCTGCTGCAGCATGAACACTAAGAGGCCCCAGCAAGGTGGGGAGGCATCCCACCCTCCACCTTCTCACCCTCCTCCTCAAAGCAGCCTGAATGGAGGTGAATCTCTGTATATCACCGCAGACCTTACCCTGGAGAACAACCATCGAGTGATTGTCATGGAGAAGGGGCCCCATCCTATCTCCACTGTGGGGCTGGAGGAGGGCAGTGGGAAGGAACCAAGTTCCCCAGTGGTTTTGAAGGGACGGGGCCAAGGTTTTCAGGAGTGTGCAGagtaccaccagcccaaggaAGAAGGTCCCAGGGACCCAGCTGACACAAGCAAGCAGGGTAGAGTGAGAAACCTGAGGGAGAAATtccaggccttgaactctgtgGGTTGA